The Chitinophaga pinensis DSM 2588 region TCCTTCGGAATTGAACTGAAAATAGATCATCCCTTTCTTACAAAAGATAACAGAAGGTTTATTATTCTGGTCGTAGATGATACTATCGATATCCTTGTTGTTATCTTTTGCCAGATTACCACCCGGATCATAGCTATAATCCTTACTGTCATCATTCACCGACTCCCTGAAATCGCCCAGGATGGTTTGCGGATTATTCGTACGATCGGTGATATGACTCAGGCGATTACTATTGTCCAGATAACCATACTCCAGACTATCAATCGTCTGTATCGCCATGCCGTTCATACCTCTTTGTTTCATAGACAGGATATTGCCATTGATGTCGTAGGTAAGACGATTGAGGGAAAAATCTGCTTTATCTGCGGTCCAGTTGCTACTACCCTCGTTCTGCTGATTAAAATCACCTGCCAGTAATCTATCCATCCGGTCATAACTATACCCATAAGCACGGGGCATACCATCGGCGCCACTTTTCCATTTTATACCGGCGACATTCCCGTTGTAGTAACTATTGGCAAAACCGGTCTCATAGGAGATTTCCTGCCCGAACCAGTTATCGGTGCTGTTGGGTGTATTGACAAATGGCTTGTTGATACCTGTTAATTGTCCGCGGAGATCATATGTAAAGGTCTGCGTCTCCACCGGGGTACTGTTACCGCTGGCATATAATTTCTTGGTCTTCATTCTGCCCAGTTCATCATATTCCATCTCTGCAACTGACAATCGCAGGGCGGGATTGTCATTGTATTTTTTGGTGATGGAATCCAGTCTGCCGGCTGCATCATAATGATAAATAGTAAGTAGTTGCGCGGCGGGGGCCGTCAGCGAATTGGTCTTCGTTTGTGTCAGATAAGTACAGACCAGTTTACCTTCCAGGTCATACATATAAGACGTGATATCCAGGCCATACCTGACGTTATCGAATACCGTCTGACTCAGGCGGCCGCTGTTGTTATAGAAGTAACGATTGAGGAGCAGCCGTTTTAGTCCGGGTATGGTCAATGTCTTTATTGTCAGCAATCTATGGGGCAGATTCGTATGATAAGGAGGCGGTGGTTCAAAATAGATATTACTACCTCCTTCTACCTTTAAAGGTTCTATGCCGGAATAAAAAACATTGTCGACAAAGAGGTAATCGTCATACTGGTCTTTGGTGATCATCGAATATTCTTTCGTCGTATCTACACCGGGATAAGGCTTTGTGGAATCGTAGGGGCTGGCATTGATCCGTTTTAACAGGGAGTCGCGTGAGGCAGTATTCACAATCAGGCCGGTGGACCTCAGCCGCCGCCGAGTATCATCATAATAGTAGAGCTGCCACATATTCCTGCTTTTCAGCACAGCTGATCTTGACATGGTCAGGCGATTACGGAGATCATAGATCCGTTCCAGGGAATCAATACCTGGTTCTTTGACAATGACCTTTCTTCCCCGGCCATCATAGCGGTAAATAATGCATAGTTCGTCTGCTATGGCGTTGGTGATGATCCAATCAGATTGAATCGCCTGTACCGCCTTAGGAGATAGTACGACCCGCAGGCGGCCCATATTATCATAGGTGTAATAAGTACAGGCCCAGCCGTAATGGGCTGTTCCCGGCAATTCAATGGCTTGTTGCTTACGCAGGACCACATGTCCTTCTATATCGGTGTATACAACCTGCTGTGTACCATTTTCATCCATCGTCGTTTTCTTGTGGAGCGTACCAGGCGCATATCGCTGACTGGTAAACGGCAGGATATCCGTTCCGTTAAAACGCCAGATCAATACGGAATCACTTTCTGTATTGAGCTGATACAGCTGTTGTGCGGGCTTGTTACCGGCCTCTTTTGCATAGGCATTACCAGGACGATAGGTCTTCTCTTCCCGGCCTAAAGGCGATTGCTCATAGGTCGTTTCGTGGAAGAAATAACTTTCATTGTTGATACCGGGATTGAGGGCGGCATCCTGGTAAAATGCCTGTTGATCCTGGAAAGGATCGGATTTAAAACTGCCGTCATTCGTATTACCTGTTTGCGGAACGTAGGGCAGGTATTGGAAATGTGCCCGGCCATCTGCCTCATACAATACCGGTGTAACCAGGTCTTTACCCGCAGGACTCTTTTGCTTTTCTACCAACTGCAAACGCCGTCCCAGGCCATCCAGGTATTCGGTTGTTTGTCTGACGTACCTGGAAGCTGTAAAAGGAGACTTCACTACCGCCGGATCAGTGATGGGTATGTTTGGCTGCCAGCTACGGATATAACTGATAGTGTTACACTGGTATGCAGGAGGTACGGGCAGTGTAACAGGTGTATAAGGTGTAGGTGTAAGCGGCACATTCTGGGCGACGGCACGCTGTCCGGTACCCAACACTAACAACAATATGATAAATTGATATGTACGCATCTGGAATGATGTGAAGGGGTTATTCTGTAATAGGTTTCATGTACTGGTAATCGATTAGTTTGAGGATCGCACGATCCCCATTCTGTACCATTTTTAACCGTCCTGTTTCATCGTAGGAATAGTAGGTGATGTTGCCACGGTCATCACACTCACTTGTCATCCCTGTATGAGGTTGATAACTATATGATTTAATCTGAGATCTCAGCGGGAAGACTCTTACATCATCTATGAAACCAGAAGAAGGAAAAACGATATCCTGTGGAAACTGCCCCGACAACCAGTGCATATGAAAAGTCCATCCATTGACTGTTCTCCCGCTTGTAGCAGGCTGAAAAGGAATCTGCCTTGGAAATACGAAAGGCGTAGGACTTTTGGACCAATAGGTCAGTACAGCTGTGGGCAACACGATATTACCGACGCC contains the following coding sequences:
- a CDS encoding DUF6443 domain-containing protein — encoded protein: MRTYQFIILLLVLGTGQRAVAQNVPLTPTPYTPVTLPVPPAYQCNTISYIRSWQPNIPITDPAVVKSPFTASRYVRQTTEYLDGLGRRLQLVEKQKSPAGKDLVTPVLYEADGRAHFQYLPYVPQTGNTNDGSFKSDPFQDQQAFYQDAALNPGINNESYFFHETTYEQSPLGREEKTYRPGNAYAKEAGNKPAQQLYQLNTESDSVLIWRFNGTDILPFTSQRYAPGTLHKKTTMDENGTQQVVYTDIEGHVVLRKQQAIELPGTAHYGWACTYYTYDNMGRLRVVLSPKAVQAIQSDWIITNAIADELCIIYRYDGRGRKVIVKEPGIDSLERIYDLRNRLTMSRSAVLKSRNMWQLYYYDDTRRRLRSTGLIVNTASRDSLLKRINASPYDSTKPYPGVDTTKEYSMITKDQYDDYLFVDNVFYSGIEPLKVEGGSNIYFEPPPPYHTNLPHRLLTIKTLTIPGLKRLLLNRYFYNNSGRLSQTVFDNVRYGLDITSYMYDLEGKLVCTYLTQTKTNSLTAPAAQLLTIYHYDAAGRLDSITKKYNDNPALRLSVAEMEYDELGRMKTKKLYASGNSTPVETQTFTYDLRGQLTGINKPFVNTPNSTDNWFGQEISYETGFANSYYNGNVAGIKWKSGADGMPRAYGYSYDRMDRLLAGDFNQQNEGSSNWTADKADFSLNRLTYDINGNILSMKQRGMNGMAIQTIDSLEYGYLDNSNRLSHITDRTNNPQTILGDFRESVNDDSKDYSYDPGGNLAKDNNKDIDSIIYDQNNKPSVIFCKKGMIYFQFNSEGELLTKIILDTSAQQGSARVIQYANGFVWERDTIRVMTHADGRIRPVYKTGQPVQYVFEAFVKDYQGNVRALLGANRDTADYFASMETARSGVENVLFSNIDNTTAPLPTGYPTDNTTDPNDYVAKLNGVDGAKIGPSLVLRVMKGDTISAVAKAFYKSTTANTSSNTAASMLSALLQAFSSGGVSQGPHMSGGPNSPLATSFSSTDYQQLLNQEPAQNEPTWPKAYLSFVLFDDQFKVVQGNSGVRQVQGAPDAQVNVVMPQMIAEKSGFLYLYLSNESAADVYFDNFVIRHLPGALLEDTHYYPMGLLMEGISSKALRGTSYLDNRYRYKSNELHNREMRVGPGLDWYNDNNRMYDVQTGRWISVQPFTGSSLNPYQYLWE